Proteins encoded in a region of the Odocoileus virginianus isolate 20LAN1187 ecotype Illinois chromosome 9, Ovbor_1.2, whole genome shotgun sequence genome:
- the LOC110133370 gene encoding E3 ubiquitin-protein ligase ARIH2-like — MSVDMNSQGSDSNEEDYDPNCEEEEEDEDPGDIEDYYVGVASDVEQQGADSFDPEEYQFTCLTYKESEGALNEHMTSLASVLKTSLVA; from the coding sequence ATGTCTGTGGACATGAATAGCCAGGGGTCTGACAGCAATGAAGAGGACTATGACCCAAAttgtgaggaggaggaagaggacgaGGACCCTGGTGACATAGAGGACTATTACGTGGGAGTGGCCAGCGATGTGGAGCAGCAGGGGGCCGACTCCTTCGATCCTGAGGAATACCAGTTCACCTGCTTGACCTACAAAGAGTCCGAGGGTGCCCTCAATGAGCACATGACCAGCTTAGCTTCTGTCCTAAAG